In Setaria italica strain Yugu1 chromosome IX, Setaria_italica_v2.0, whole genome shotgun sequence, the genomic stretch TCTAAAAAAGGGAATCATGATCACAACTGGAGCTGGAATCCACGTTTCATGTTCGGCCGGCATTGATCGGTAGTCATGTACTTCTTGCTTGTTCTAAGCATGCAGTGTAACTCGCCCCTGTGACGGGCATGGCAATGTGGCATCTACACGCATCGACGTAGACAGGCTAGAAAACATGCACGGTGAACCTACACTCGTAGCTAGAATCTGCGTTTGCGTGTGCATTAACAAGTGAACTCAGCGCCTGCCTAGGTGGACTGGccatccggccggccggccggccggcctgcctcATATGTTCCCGTTGCTGGTTTGCTGAGTAACGCATTGTTAACGATGCAATCCGGTAGCTGGGCCCCTTTTGTGATTGGTTCCAACGGCTCGTGAGGGGTAAAATCTTCGGTTCCTTGCCTGTTGTCTCATACACGGGCCTTACTTGTTGGATAATCATCATAGTCCTTGTCACGTTCATCACCTGTCTACAGTCTACGGCCTTTGCGCCTCCACTTGACAGAGATATAATCAAGCGCACAGGGCGATAAAAATGCTTCAATCTACGATAGTTTGTTCTCCTAGGTcctaaaatatataaaaaaagatcTTTCAACTGTGTCAAGAACATTCTGCGATCAGTTAATGTGGCAATTTTGGAACGGCAAAACAATCACAAAAGTTAAACCGGGCCGAGAGACGAATGGAAATTGAAAACTTCTTCACTGGATGGTCAACTGACCAATCAGAACGCCTAGCCATGCTCAAGATTTCCTCATTTCCATCCCCCACGGGCCGCGGCTATATAAGGACATGCCGCCATGCTGTATGCACATCACAAGCTCACAGCATCACACAGCACATCCTCTCCAGTCTCAGGTGTGCTTATTAGCAGGAAGAGCTGAACCGCACACCCAAACCATGGCTAGCGCAACCATAGCTCGTCGCCTCTCCTATTTCTATACAttcctcgcgctcgccgccgtcttTCCGCTAGCTGCTCTCGACGCCTTCCCCCACCGCGCGCTCCTCCAGTCCTGCCAGCCCAACGGCTCCATCCGCGGCAAGTCCGGCAGCTGCAACCCGGAGAACGACTCCGTGTGCTGCGAGGACGGGAAGCGCTACACCACCTTCGCGTGCTCCCCGCCCGTCGTCACGACGGGCACCCGCGCCACGCTCACGCTCAACAGCTTCGCCGAccacggggacggcggcggcgcggccagcTGCACGGGCACCTTCTTTGGCGACGGCGAGAGGGTGGTCGCGCTGTCCACGGGGTGGTTCGGCCGGGGGAGCCGGTGCAGGAGGAGCGTCGTGATCCGGGCGAGCAACGGCAGGTCCGTCACGGCCAAGGTCGTGGACGAGTGCGACTCCATGCACGGGTGCGACGACGAGCACAACTTCGAGCCGCCGTGCGACAACAACATCGTTGACGGGTCGCCGGCGGTGTGGAAGGCACTGGGGCTCAAAACTGACGATGGGAGAGTGCCCGTCACCTGGTCCGATGCCTGAGGAATTTGAAGCCCGAACGTTGCAATGCACGCTCGCTTTTTTGCTAGCCTATAATACCAAatcgtcgacgtcgtcgtcgcccgtaGTAGTCGGTACGTCCGTACGTTCCGTAGCAATAAGCTTATGCATACATGTAAGCGTCGTCTTGTCAATCTCTTCTGAAGTGTGTAAGTGTTTTGTTTCTCCGtgaacttgaaaaaaaaaagtaagtgTAATGTTCTACTGTCTTTCATGTTTCTATGTGCTTTACTAGCAGTATAAGAGTTTCTCTTTGTCTTCAGAAAGAAAGGAAATGTTCgtattagagcaactccaagagagttgcTATCCAACTTCctaagctaaaatttagtaACTCAACATGGAAATCTTGCTCCAAAGGAGTTGCCATCCTCCTTGCTATCCCATCTGAATGGCCAAATTTCTCCTCCCGCCGGCCAAACTTGGCAAGCCAATCTGCCTTGCCAAGTGTGGGCCCCACGCTCCTGCCATCTTGCTCCGCCTTCCAAACCATGGTTACACTGCAGGCACGGGGGAGCCGGAGAAGAGggaagcggcggtggcggcgcaagcGCAGGAGGACGACGGTGGTGCGGGCACGGGAAGCCGGAGAAGAGGGAGAGACGGTGACGCGCGCAGGTGCAGGGGCTGGAGGATGGCGACAGAGGCGGCATGGGCGCGGGGAGCCAGAGAAGAGGGAGAGGCGGCGGTGTGTGTGGGCACAGCCGTGTAGGGGCTGGAGGATGGCGGCATCGGCGGCTCGGGTGCGGGGGAGCCGGAGAAGAGGggtcagcggcggcggggctggaggGTGACGGGCTccaggaggaagagggagctggagaagaaggaaagaaaCGAATGGATAAGgaaaagagagaggagaaggaaaGAGAGGGAAGAAATAatggaaagaaaagagaaagaaaggattTTAATTAGTGAAATGAGTGCTATTGCTGTTGGAATATAGAGTGGAGACAACTAGCCGTT encodes the following:
- the LOC101773377 gene encoding ripening-related protein 3; the protein is MASATIARRLSYFYTFLALAAVFPLAALDAFPHRALLQSCQPNGSIRGKSGSCNPENDSVCCEDGKRYTTFACSPPVVTTGTRATLTLNSFADHGDGGGAASCTGTFFGDGERVVALSTGWFGRGSRCRRSVVIRASNGRSVTAKVVDECDSMHGCDDEHNFEPPCDNNIVDGSPAVWKALGLKTDDGRVPVTWSDA